A portion of the Hoylesella buccalis ATCC 35310 genome contains these proteins:
- the ubiE gene encoding bifunctional demethylmenaquinone methyltransferase/2-methoxy-6-polyprenyl-1,4-benzoquinol methylase UbiE, with protein sequence MYRQEKIKPYSQEGEKKQQVERMFDRIAPTYDELNHRLSWNIDKGWRKKAIKQLEPFAPQTILDIATGTGDFAILSAKMLQPQQLIGADISVGMMEIGKRKVAAAHLDHIVSFQKEDCLALSFADHSFDAVTAAFGIRNFQDLDSGLKEIYRVLKPGGHLSIVELTQPVSFPMKQLFKVYSHTLLPFYGKLLSKDKSAYKYLTSTIEAFPQGEQMVEILQKAGFSNATFKRLTLGICTMYFAEKE encoded by the coding sequence GTGTACAGACAAGAAAAGATAAAACCGTATAGTCAGGAGGGCGAGAAGAAACAGCAAGTAGAGCGAATGTTCGATCGCATTGCGCCCACGTACGATGAGCTGAACCATCGCTTGTCATGGAACATAGACAAGGGATGGCGCAAAAAAGCCATCAAACAGCTGGAACCTTTCGCCCCCCAAACCATACTTGACATAGCCACCGGCACTGGTGATTTCGCCATTCTGTCAGCCAAGATGCTGCAACCCCAACAGTTGATTGGTGCTGATATCTCGGTTGGCATGATGGAAATAGGCAAACGAAAAGTTGCTGCAGCGCATTTGGACCACATCGTTTCCTTTCAAAAAGAAGACTGTCTGGCGCTATCTTTTGCAGACCATTCGTTTGACGCCGTCACAGCTGCTTTTGGCATTCGTAATTTTCAAGATCTAGACAGCGGACTGAAAGAAATCTACAGGGTACTGAAACCAGGTGGACACCTGAGCATTGTTGAACTGACACAGCCTGTCTCGTTCCCGATGAAACAATTGTTCAAGGTATATTCGCACACGCTTCTACCCTTTTATGGCAAACTCCTTTCTAAGGATAAAAGCGCCTACAAATACCTCACGTCAACCATCGAAGCCTTTCCACAAGGTGAACAGATGGTTGAGATTTTACAGAAAGCGGGCTTTTCCAACGCAACGTTCAAGAGATTGACATTAGGTATCTGCACGATGTATTTTGCAGAAAAAGAATGA
- a CDS encoding shikimate dehydrogenase family protein translates to MDKYGLIGYPLGHSFSIGYFNEKFQNEGINASYVNFEIPNIENLQEVLASNPDLKGLNVTRPYKEKVIHYLDELSPEAKSIGAVNVIKVTHKGKKTILKGFNSDVIGFTRSIEPLLETFHKKALILGTGGAAKAVDVGLRSLGIETKYVSRQNLPNVLRYDDITPEIIQEYNVIVNCTPVGMYPHADVCPQLPYEAMGSHHLLYDLIYNPDETLFMKQGAKQGATVKNGLEMLLLQAFVSWEFWHQA, encoded by the coding sequence ATGGACAAATACGGACTGATAGGCTACCCTCTTGGGCATTCATTCTCGATAGGTTATTTCAATGAGAAATTCCAAAACGAAGGAATCAATGCCAGCTATGTCAATTTTGAGATTCCCAATATAGAGAATCTTCAAGAAGTGTTGGCATCCAACCCCGATCTCAAAGGATTAAATGTCACGAGGCCTTACAAAGAAAAGGTCATCCACTATCTGGACGAACTCAGTCCAGAGGCCAAATCTATTGGTGCCGTTAACGTTATCAAGGTCACACACAAGGGCAAGAAAACCATCTTGAAGGGCTTCAACAGTGATGTCATTGGGTTTACACGCAGCATCGAACCGCTGCTTGAGACGTTTCACAAAAAAGCACTAATCTTAGGTACCGGAGGGGCTGCAAAAGCGGTAGACGTGGGGCTAAGGTCGCTGGGAATTGAAACAAAATATGTTTCTCGACAAAACCTTCCAAACGTATTGCGATATGATGACATCACTCCCGAAATCATCCAAGAATACAATGTCATCGTCAACTGTACCCCCGTTGGGATGTATCCTCATGCCGACGTTTGTCCCCAGCTGCCTTACGAAGCAATGGGCAGCCATCATTTGCTGTACGATTTGATATACAATCCAGATGAAACGCTTTTCATGAAACAGGGAGCCAAGCAGGGAGCAACGGTCAAAAATGGATTAGAAATGCTGCTGTTGCAGGCTTTTGTCTCATGGGAGTTTTGGCACCAAGCCTAA
- a CDS encoding AIR synthase-related protein, translating to MDRYMMRGVSAAKEDVHNAIKNIDKGIYPQAFCKIIPDILGDDPDYCNIMHADGAGTKSSLAYMYWKETGDLSVWKGIAQDAIVMNTDDLLCVGAVDNILVSSTIGRNKLLIPGEVISAIINGTDELLQEMRDMGIGIYPTGGETADVGDLVRTIIVDSTVTCRMKRSEVIDNANIRPGDVIVGLSSTGQATYEKTYNGGMGSNGLTSARHDVFAKYLAEKFPESFDNAVPNELVYSGKYQLTDSIEGVEVDAGHLVLSPTRTYAPIIKKVLDAHRSHIHGMVHCTGGAQTKVLHFVSDNCKVVKDNMFPVPPLFKVIQESSDTDWKEMYKVFNMGHRMEIYVAPEYAQEIINISKNFNVDAQIIGHIEEGVRALTIQSEFGTFEY from the coding sequence ATGGATAGATATATGATGCGCGGTGTTTCTGCCGCAAAGGAAGATGTTCACAACGCCATCAAAAACATCGACAAGGGCATTTACCCACAAGCCTTCTGCAAAATCATTCCCGACATACTGGGAGACGACCCTGATTATTGCAACATCATGCACGCCGACGGTGCTGGAACCAAATCGTCTTTGGCCTATATGTACTGGAAAGAGACGGGCGATCTCAGCGTATGGAAGGGCATTGCACAGGATGCCATTGTGATGAATACCGACGACTTGCTGTGTGTGGGTGCGGTAGACAACATCTTGGTGTCGAGTACCATTGGGCGTAATAAACTCTTGATACCTGGCGAAGTGATTTCTGCCATCATCAACGGCACCGACGAGTTACTGCAAGAGATGCGAGACATGGGCATTGGCATTTACCCCACAGGCGGCGAAACGGCTGATGTAGGCGACTTGGTGCGCACCATTATCGTCGACTCAACCGTGACCTGCCGCATGAAACGCAGCGAGGTTATCGACAATGCCAACATCCGTCCAGGCGATGTCATCGTCGGATTGAGTAGCACAGGACAAGCTACCTACGAGAAAACATACAATGGTGGCATGGGAAGCAACGGTCTGACCAGTGCCCGTCACGATGTTTTTGCCAAATATTTGGCAGAAAAATTCCCTGAAAGTTTCGATAATGCCGTACCCAACGAGTTGGTGTATAGCGGTAAATATCAACTCACCGACAGCATAGAAGGCGTGGAGGTTGATGCCGGTCATTTGGTTCTCTCGCCTACTCGCACCTATGCACCTATTATTAAAAAGGTGTTGGATGCACACCGAAGTCACATTCATGGCATGGTTCATTGCACGGGAGGCGCACAAACCAAGGTGCTTCACTTTGTCAGCGACAATTGTAAAGTGGTAAAAGACAACATGTTCCCCGTTCCTCCCTTGTTTAAAGTGATACAAGAGAGCAGTGACACCGATTGGAAAGAGATGTACAAGGTGTTCAACATGGGGCATCGCATGGAGATATATGTAGCTCCTGAGTACGCACAAGAAATCATCAACATCAGCAAAAACTTTAATGTTGACGCACAAATCATCGGTCATATCGAAGAGGGAGTACGCGCATTGACCATTCAATCAGAATTTGGAACATTCGAATATTAA